The Bacteroidales bacterium genomic interval CAATCCAGCAGCTAATCCACAGACTGTAACACCTTCCTCAACAGGTCAATATACCGTAACAGTAACACAGGGAAGTTGTTCGGCAACAGCTACCATATGGGTAAATGTTCATCCTTTGCCAGTGGCTAATGCAGGGAACGATACCACCATAGTTCTGGGTAATTCTGTTCAACTACAAGCTTCGGGTGGAGTAGTCTATCAATGGAGTCCTGCCACTGGTCTTAGTTGTACGACATGCCCTAATCCTGTGGCTTCACCATCTGCAACAACACTTTACACAGTGACCGTAACCAACGAGTATGGTTGCAGCAGTACAGATGATGTATTAGTAAAGGTTGAGCTCAATTGTGGAGATGTTTTTGTTCCTCAAGCTTTTTCACCAAACGGAGATGGAAATAACGATGTATTTAAAGTTCATGGCAATTGTATTGAAACTATACAAGTGAAAATCTTTGATCGTTGGGGAAATAAGATTTTTGAAACTACCGATCCGAACCAGAGTTGGAATGGTGAATTCAACGGTAAAGAAGTCAATGGCGGAACATACACTTATGTAGTGACTGGTACGTTGGTCACAGGTGAAAGTTTTGTGAAAAAAGGAGTTGTAGTGTTAATAAAATAAAACATAGGTTATGAAGAAAATAAGTATTTTTGCGGCTGTCATTACTTGTTGGTTCATGGATGCACAGGACATGCATTTTACTCAGTTTTCTCAGACAGCTTTGTGGATAAATCCTGCTCAAGCTGGACTTTTTTATGGTTCTTTTAGGGGTGTAGCTGGGTTCAGAGATCAATGGCGAAGCATAGGAACACCGTATACTACTTTTTATGTGTCTGCCGATGGAGTCGTAAAGCAATCCATGACGGCACAATTCAACGCTGGTGCATATGGAGTTTTTGACAAGGCAGGCATTCCATCGCTTAAGCATAATCTGGCTGGCATAGTCGTTTCATCCCAGGTAAAGTTGTCAGATGGTTTTTTAGTTGGCGCAGGTTTGATGACAGGATTATATCATATGTATTTTAATCCTGAGGAATGGAGCTGGTCTTCACAATATGATGGCTTGCATTACAACCCAAATCTTCCAAGTAATGAAAATCTTTCATCATTGAGTGCTACCAAGATGGATGTGGGTGGAGGTATACTTTTTCATTATTTCCGCAATGCTAGCAATCCCTTTAATAATGATGGTATTCGTGCAAAAATAGGATTTGCATTTTTTCACATAAATCGTCCTAAACAACTTTCCATAAACCAAGAAGACAAAAAATATATGAAATTTCACTTACATGGAGATGCAAGCGTGGGAATTCCCGGAACCAATACTGCTATTCAACCAGGTTTTTTATTTGCTATGCAAGGTCCTCACGTAGAAATCCTTCCGGGTTTGGCGGTTCGATATATGCTCAAAGAACAGTCTCGCTATACGGGCTTTATTAAAAGTTCAGCTATGACGTTGGGGGTATATCTACGAACTCGTGATGCAGTCAATATTATTACAGGTTTTGAATTTGCCAATTATATGTTGGGTTTTTCTTATGATGTAAATATTTCTGGTTTGAGTAAAGTTAGTAAAGGAAATGGTGCTATGGAGTTTTTCGTTCGTTTTATTACACCTTCCCCTGAAAAAATGAGCCGCAGGAACAGCCCACTGTATTGAAAAAAAGTAAAAGTAAAAGATATGAAAACAAATTATCATATGTTGAAAAGAAGTTTACTGGCGATAGTAGTTAGTCAAATTATTTTGCCCTTAGGAGCGCAAACGTTGTATACTGAAAATTTTGAAGGTGGAGGTGCGGGTTGGGCCTTGAATTCTGGCGACATGGGAACTGTAGGAAACGACCCCATGGCCAATCAGTGGATTATTAACAATGTGTATCAAGGGGGAACTTGGATGTTGGGTGGATTTTTTCCTGTAAACATTCAAAATACTCCTCAACAACCAGGGACTTTTACCAACGGTCCTACTTCGAATTATTTACATATTACTTTTCCAGAATCAGGTATATTGAATGCAAATTACTTGGCGGGTGGTAGTGCTTTTGGCTATACTGAAGGTGCACATTTTGCTAAAATGACTACGGGAATCAATACTACAGGTTTTACTGGAGTTACTCTTGAGTTTTATTATTTAACAAGAGGTGGTGTAAACAAAGTGTATTATAGTACGGATGGAGGAAATACATGGACCCAGGCCGGAACAAATTTATCGTATGCATCCAACTGGACACTTAAAACAATTACCAATGCTGCTTTTGACAACAAACCTGATTTGAGATTTGCCTTTTATTTTGATGATACGCAGGGCACTCAACAGGATCCACCTTTCTGTGTTGATGAGATTAAAGTTTATGTTCCCACTCAATCGCAATTAAATGCTAATTTTACAGCTAGCCAAACCAACATTTGTGTTGGTCAGTGTATTAATTTTACAGATCAGAGTTCTGGTAATCCTACTTCATGGAGTTGGACGTTTGCCGGTGCTACGCCGGGAACAAGTACTCAACAAAATCCTACAAATATCTGCTACAATACGCCAGGTCAATATACAGTAACCTTGACTGTTTCTAATGGTAGCAGTCAAGATACTGAAACAAAGACTGCATATATAACAGTTAATCCAGCTCCGAATGTAACCATTACTGCCTCGCAAACACAAATTTGCCCCGGTCAGCAAGTAACACTTACAGCTGGTGGAGCAAGTACCTATAGTTGGAATCAAGGGCTTGGAAATAGTAATCCCGTGACAGTATCACCTCCAAGTACTACTACTTATAGTGTCACGGGAACTGATAATAACAATTGCACTGGATCGGCGAGCATAAATATTGTTGTTACCAATGAAATTCAAGTCCAAATTGATACTACGCTTTGTCCAGGTGGGAGTATAGTCATTGGAGGGCAGATCTACAATTCTCCGGGCACTTATAAAGATACAACCCTCAGTGTGGGTGGATGCGACAGTATTACAACCATACAAATTAATGCCGGATCAGTGCCCAATGTCATACTCCCAAGTGATACGGCAGCTTGTATTGGTCAGTCTCTTACGTTGGTTCCAATTGTAGTTGGTAGTTATAATGTAGTGCAATGGAGTGATGGAATAAATACCCTTGCTCGTACGGTCAATGATTCTGGTTATTATACCGTGACGGTATCTAATACATGTGGCGGTGATATGGCAACTATACATGTACAGTTTATTGATTGTGGAGGTGATCTCTTCTTTCCAAATGTTTTTACACCTAATGGAGATGCATTTAACCAATACTTTTCCCCCATTGGCGCTAACATTGAAGATTACGAACTTTACATATATAACCGATGGGGTAACCTAGTGTTCAAAACATCAGACGTCAATCAACCTTGGGATGGGAAATACAAAGGTAAAGATGTTCCTGAAGGTGTTTACTTCTATGTGGCTAAATACAAAGCTTTTGATCCCGCTACCGGAAAACCTGAAAAGAAGCAGATACGTGGTTCGGTTACTTTAATTAGATAAATAAAAACTTATTTTCACGCAAGTCATACCCCACCCATGTGGTGGGGTTTTTTTATATCAACGTGATATGCGTTGGAGAATGTATGAGGTGAATGGATGAAGATGTGAAAAAGGACGGTATGATTGATTTTAACCTAGTGAAATGCGTATCTGTAATAAAAATCTGATCTGTTTCCAGTTGCGAAATAGTGATAAGAAGACGTTCTGCTCGGCTCTCATCGAGTTTATCAAATATATCATCGATCAAAATAATAGGTTTTTTACTTAAATGCTGGTAAGTAATCTGATACTGGCTAACTTTGAGAGCGAGAAGAAAAGATTTTTGTTGTCCTTGACTTCCAAATTTTCTCATGTTATGGCCATCTGAAAGGAAAAGGAATTCGTCACGATGAATTCCTTTTTCAGTAAAGCCAAGTTCGATGTCGCGTTTGAGGTTATTTTTTAAAATAAGTTCATAATCTTCATTCAAAAGCTGAGAAAAGTATTCGATGGAAATAGAAGAGTTGTTATCAACGATTTTATGATGGAAAAAAGGAAGTATCGTGTTAAGGTGATTGATAAAATTTTTCCTAATTTTAAAAATGTCTATTGAAACAGTTATTAGCCTTTCGTCGAAAAAAGCGAGTTGTTGAAGAAAATGAGGGCTATGGGATTGTTTGAGTAAGGCATTTCGTTGCATAAGAAGTTTTTGATGTTGAATCAGTAATTCAAGGTAATTTTTATCTAATTGAGAAATGAAAGCATCAAAATATTTACGACGGTGTTCTGCAGATTCACTAACAATAGACATATCGGAAGGAGCTATGAGAATAATCGGAACAAAACCAATATGCTCTGATAAACGTTCAATGATTTTATCATTAACTTTAATTTTTTTGCCTTTCTC includes:
- a CDS encoding gliding motility-associated C-terminal domain-containing protein encodes the protein KRQTVYRVTGTDANNCTNTAQVTVTVNALPVVTASASPNPICQGQQTTLSGGGAVSYTWNQGLGSGQSHQVSPNTTTVYSVTGTDNNGCTNTAQVTVIVDPPIQASISGDTSLCIGETTILNAMGGTSYQWSGPGITNPAANPQTVTPSSTGQYTVTVTQGSCSATATIWVNVHPLPVANAGNDTTIVLGNSVQLQASGGVVYQWSPATGLSCTTCPNPVASPSATTLYTVTVTNEYGCSSTDDVLVKVELNCGDVFVPQAFSPNGDGNNDVFKVHGNCIETIQVKIFDRWGNKIFETTDPNQSWNGEFNGKEVNGGTYTYVVTGTLVTGESFVKKGVVVLIK
- a CDS encoding gliding motility-associated C-terminal domain-containing protein, producing MLKRSLLAIVVSQIILPLGAQTLYTENFEGGGAGWALNSGDMGTVGNDPMANQWIINNVYQGGTWMLGGFFPVNIQNTPQQPGTFTNGPTSNYLHITFPESGILNANYLAGGSAFGYTEGAHFAKMTTGINTTGFTGVTLEFYYLTRGGVNKVYYSTDGGNTWTQAGTNLSYASNWTLKTITNAAFDNKPDLRFAFYFDDTQGTQQDPPFCVDEIKVYVPTQSQLNANFTASQTNICVGQCINFTDQSSGNPTSWSWTFAGATPGTSTQQNPTNICYNTPGQYTVTLTVSNGSSQDTETKTAYITVNPAPNVTITASQTQICPGQQVTLTAGGASTYSWNQGLGNSNPVTVSPPSTTTYSVTGTDNNNCTGSASINIVVTNEIQVQIDTTLCPGGSIVIGGQIYNSPGTYKDTTLSVGGCDSITTIQINAGSVPNVILPSDTAACIGQSLTLVPIVVGSYNVVQWSDGINTLARTVNDSGYYTVTVSNTCGGDMATIHVQFIDCGGDLFFPNVFTPNGDAFNQYFSPIGANIEDYELYIYNRWGNLVFKTSDVNQPWDGKYKGKDVPEGVYFYVAKYKAFDPATGKPEKKQIRGSVTLIR
- the recF gene encoding DNA replication and repair protein RecF (All proteins in this family for which functions are known are DNA-binding proteins that assist the filamentation of RecA onto DNA for the initiation of recombination or recombinational repair.), which produces MKIPSLQLLNFKNYDSLHLSLNAQCIAFCGKNGVGKTTILDAIHYVSFTKSFLQNSDKECIKHNEAFFHIQAAVNDEYDDLPHLISIYVDREKGKKIKVNDKIIERLSEHIGFVPIILIAPSDMSIVSESAEHRRKYFDAFISQLDKNYLELLIQHQKLLMQRNALLKQSHSPHFLQQLAFFDERLITVSIDIFKIRKNFINHLNTILPFFHHKIVDNNSSISIEYFSQLLNEDYELILKNNLKRDIELGFTEKGIHRDEFLFLSDGHNMRKFGSQGQQKSFLLALKVSQYQITYQHLSKKPIILIDDIFDKLDESRAERLLITISQLETDQIFITDTHFTRLKSIIPSFFTSSSIHLIHSPTHITLI
- a CDS encoding PorP/SprF family type IX secretion system membrane protein — encoded protein: MKKISIFAAVITCWFMDAQDMHFTQFSQTALWINPAQAGLFYGSFRGVAGFRDQWRSIGTPYTTFYVSADGVVKQSMTAQFNAGAYGVFDKAGIPSLKHNLAGIVVSSQVKLSDGFLVGAGLMTGLYHMYFNPEEWSWSSQYDGLHYNPNLPSNENLSSLSATKMDVGGGILFHYFRNASNPFNNDGIRAKIGFAFFHINRPKQLSINQEDKKYMKFHLHGDASVGIPGTNTAIQPGFLFAMQGPHVEILPGLAVRYMLKEQSRYTGFIKSSAMTLGVYLRTRDAVNIITGFEFANYMLGFSYDVNISGLSKVSKGNGAMEFFVRFITPSPEKMSRRNSPLY